A stretch of the Pseudomonas helvetica genome encodes the following:
- the copD gene encoding copper homeostasis membrane protein CopD, with protein MSSALVLGRFLHFIVVLMLFGACLFRPLLLRHEPLAQALATLDQRLAGLSRLLAGFALFSGVCWLLLITASMAGSLSAAFDWPTVQLVLSNTFFGQVWRWHLLFNGLLVVCLLSPLSNSFALRMLLSSLLLMTLAPVGHGAMLDGLNGQLLILNQVIHLTCVGAWLGGLMLLLMILRRPTTHAVEPILQRFSGIGYGLVAGLLVTGLINVRVLTGAFWPTPLLSGFALILLIKVLLVSAMLGLALFNRLKIKHCGQRLSALRTSVMLEWLLGIAAVAAVSLLGTLPPMVAGN; from the coding sequence ATGTCGAGCGCGCTGGTCCTGGGCCGCTTCCTGCATTTCATCGTCGTGCTGATGCTGTTTGGGGCCTGCCTGTTCAGGCCCTTGCTGTTGCGCCATGAACCGCTGGCCCAAGCGCTCGCGACACTCGATCAACGCCTGGCCGGGCTGAGTCGGCTGCTCGCCGGGTTCGCCTTGTTCAGCGGGGTTTGCTGGCTGCTGTTGATCACCGCCAGCATGGCCGGCTCGCTGTCGGCGGCGTTTGATTGGCCAACCGTGCAACTGGTGTTGAGCAACACCTTCTTCGGGCAGGTCTGGCGTTGGCATTTGCTGTTCAACGGGCTGTTGGTGGTCTGCCTGCTGAGCCCGCTGAGCAACTCGTTTGCGCTGCGTATGCTCCTGAGCAGCCTGCTGCTGATGACCCTGGCCCCGGTCGGTCATGGCGCGATGCTCGATGGCCTGAATGGCCAGTTGCTGATCCTCAATCAAGTGATTCACCTGACCTGCGTCGGTGCCTGGCTGGGTGGACTCATGCTGCTACTGATGATTCTGCGGCGACCGACGACTCACGCTGTCGAGCCGATACTGCAACGCTTCAGCGGGATCGGTTATGGGCTGGTGGCGGGTTTGCTGGTAACCGGCCTGATCAACGTCCGGGTGTTGACCGGGGCCTTCTGGCCGACACCGCTGCTGTCCGGGTTCGCGTTGATTCTGTTGATCAAGGTGCTGTTGGTCAGCGCCATGCTTGGCCTGGCGCTGTTCAATCGCTTGAAAATCAAGCACTGCGGGCAACGCCTCTCGGCGCTGCGCACCAGCGTGATGCTGGAGTGGTTGCTGGGGATAGCGGCCGTGGCGGCAGTTTCCCTGTTGGGTACATTGCCGCCGATGGTGGCCGGTAACTGA
- a CDS encoding TetR/AcrR family transcriptional regulator — MGNHKIEIRRSNVEKILLAAEKVFAEKGFGSTAMADIAKEVQLPRSNLHYYFSTKAELYSAVLFDLLEVWKQDALCFEMFDDPRVVLSSYIRAKMNHSRSRPYGSKVWANEIIHGAPTLGEALDVSLYDWAKMKEAKIRQWVEDKRILPVEPSSLLYMIWASTQHYADFDHQINILNDHQPLSDMQFERAVQTVTSVILRGIGLEP; from the coding sequence ATGGGCAATCACAAAATCGAGATCCGCCGCAGTAACGTCGAGAAAATCCTCCTGGCCGCCGAGAAGGTCTTCGCCGAGAAAGGTTTTGGCAGCACCGCGATGGCCGACATCGCTAAGGAAGTGCAACTGCCGCGCTCCAATCTGCATTACTACTTCAGCACCAAGGCTGAGCTGTACAGCGCGGTGCTGTTCGATTTGCTGGAAGTCTGGAAGCAGGACGCGCTGTGCTTCGAGATGTTCGATGACCCGCGGGTGGTGCTCAGCAGTTACATCCGCGCCAAGATGAACCATTCCCGCAGCCGGCCTTACGGCTCGAAAGTCTGGGCCAATGAAATCATCCACGGTGCGCCGACATTGGGTGAGGCGCTGGACGTCAGCCTGTACGACTGGGCCAAGATGAAGGAAGCGAAAATTCGCCAATGGGTGGAGGACAAACGCATCCTGCCGGTGGAGCCTTCAAGCCTGCTGTACATGATCTGGGCCTCGACCCAGCATTACGCTGACTTCGATCACCAGATCAACATTCTCAACGACCATCAACCGCTGTCGGACATGCAGTTCGAGCGCGCGGTGCAGACGGTGACCAGCGTGATTCTGCGGGGGATCGGGTTGGAACCGTAG
- a CDS encoding NAD(P)-dependent oxidoreductase, with amino-acid sequence MIKTLSHLPHPAEDAATLAGHFTDLAPPLNDRQAHLEASRCLYCYDAPCVNACPSDIDIPSFIRNIHQENVQGAAQTILSANILGGSCARVCPTEILCQHACVRNNAEECAPVLIGLLQRYAIDNAHFSEHPFQRAAATGKRIAVVGAGPAGLSCAHRSAMHGHEVVIFEAREKAGGLNEYGIAKYKLVDDFAQHELDFLLEIGGIEIRHGQKLGENLSLSELHQQFDAVFLGLGLAASKQLGLADEDAPGLLAATDYIRELRQADDLSQLPLADHCIVLGAGNTAIDMAVQMARLGARDVNLVYRRGLEDMGATAHEQDIAKANQVRLMTWAQPQDVLLDDKGQVRGMRFARTRLENGRLISTGDTFELAADAIFKAIGQKFDDNALSDPLARELKRQGDRIQVDEQMRTSIPGVYAGGDCTSLDQDLTVQAVQHGKLAAEAIHAQLMLNVEAA; translated from the coding sequence GTGATCAAGACTCTGAGCCACTTGCCCCATCCCGCCGAGGATGCGGCCACCCTCGCCGGCCATTTCACCGACCTGGCGCCGCCGCTCAACGACCGTCAGGCACATCTGGAAGCCTCGCGCTGCCTGTATTGCTATGACGCGCCATGCGTCAACGCGTGCCCGAGCGACATCGATATCCCGTCGTTCATTCGCAACATCCATCAAGAGAACGTCCAGGGCGCTGCGCAAACCATTCTCTCGGCGAACATCCTGGGTGGCAGTTGCGCCCGGGTCTGTCCGACAGAAATCCTTTGCCAGCACGCCTGCGTACGCAACAACGCCGAGGAATGCGCGCCGGTACTGATCGGCCTGTTGCAGCGCTACGCCATCGACAACGCGCACTTCAGCGAACACCCATTCCAACGCGCAGCGGCCACCGGCAAACGAATTGCCGTGGTCGGTGCCGGGCCTGCCGGTTTGTCCTGCGCGCACCGCAGCGCCATGCATGGCCACGAGGTGGTAATTTTCGAGGCGCGGGAAAAGGCCGGCGGACTCAACGAATACGGGATCGCCAAATACAAACTGGTGGATGACTTTGCCCAGCATGAGCTGGACTTCCTGCTGGAAATCGGCGGCATCGAAATCCGCCACGGGCAAAAACTCGGTGAGAACCTGAGCCTCAGCGAACTGCATCAGCAGTTCGACGCAGTATTCCTCGGCCTTGGCCTGGCCGCCAGCAAACAGCTGGGGTTGGCTGACGAAGACGCCCCAGGGCTGTTGGCCGCTACCGATTACATTCGCGAACTGCGCCAGGCCGATGACCTGAGCCAATTGCCGCTGGCCGATCATTGCATCGTCCTCGGCGCCGGCAACACGGCAATCGACATGGCCGTGCAAATGGCCCGCCTCGGTGCCCGCGACGTGAATCTGGTGTACCGCCGTGGTCTTGAGGACATGGGCGCAACCGCTCATGAGCAGGACATCGCCAAGGCCAATCAGGTACGGCTGATGACCTGGGCGCAACCGCAGGACGTCTTGCTCGACGATAAAGGCCAGGTGCGTGGAATGCGTTTCGCCCGCACGCGTCTCGAAAATGGTCGGCTGATCAGCACCGGGGACACCTTCGAGCTGGCCGCCGATGCGATCTTCAAAGCCATCGGGCAAAAATTCGACGACAACGCGCTGAGCGATCCGCTGGCCCGCGAGCTGAAACGCCAGGGCGACCGAATTCAGGTGGATGAACAGATGCGTACCAGCATTCCCGGCGTCTATGCCGGCGGCGATTGCACCAGCCTCGATCAGGACCTCACCGTACAGGCCGTGCAGCACGGCAAACTCGCCGCTGAAGCGATCCATGCCCAACTCATGCTCAACGTGGAGGCTGCGTAA
- the copC gene encoding copper homeostasis periplasmic binding protein CopC — protein sequence MLLKKALTVTALLGSLFAASSVFAHAHLKSSTPAADSNVAAPAELRLAFSEGVEASFTKVDISKDGVAVAVKSIVTESADKKTLVVTPAAPLSAGNYKVEWHAVSVDTHKSAGDYSFKVSQ from the coding sequence ATGTTGCTGAAAAAAGCCCTGACTGTGACTGCCCTACTCGGCTCGCTGTTCGCCGCCTCCTCGGTGTTTGCTCACGCTCACCTGAAAAGCTCGACGCCAGCCGCCGACAGCAACGTTGCCGCACCTGCCGAATTGCGCCTGGCGTTCTCCGAAGGGGTTGAAGCCAGTTTCACCAAAGTCGATATCAGCAAGGATGGCGTGGCCGTTGCCGTGAAAAGCATCGTCACCGAAAGCGCCGATAAAAAGACCCTGGTCGTTACTCCCGCCGCCCCTCTGAGCGCCGGTAACTACAAGGTCGAATGGCATGCAGTGTCGGTCGACACCCATAAAAGCGCTGGCGACTACAGCTTCAAGGTGAGTCAGTAA
- a CDS encoding HlyD family secretion protein codes for MTDPITTTTNAIASTPEGVAPPKTSGTEPRSLPVRIISSLGFAGIAIVGVLIVLYAWQLPPFGSAIESTENALVRGQVTIIGPQLSGYVFEVPVQDFQFVKTGDLLVRLDDRIYKQRLDQSLAQLAVQKAALANAVQQRNSAEATIKLRQAALSDSQAQAQKSAADLRRNEALISDGSVSKRELDVTRAANAQTIAAVAQAQASLEIARQDLQTVIVNRGSLEAAVASAEAAVELARIDLSNTRVVAPQDGQLGQIGVRLGAYVNSGAQLMALVPSQLWVIANMKETQMNNIHIGQPVTFTVDALNHQKFHGRVQRISPATGSEFSLLQADNATGNFVKIAQRVPVRITVDANQAQSERLRPGMSVVVSIDTSGQGNAVAGNP; via the coding sequence ATGACCGACCCGATCACCACAACCACCAACGCCATCGCCTCGACTCCCGAGGGCGTGGCACCGCCTAAAACTTCTGGCACCGAGCCGCGTTCTCTGCCGGTGCGGATTATTTCGTCGCTGGGCTTTGCTGGCATTGCCATCGTCGGGGTGCTGATCGTGTTGTATGCCTGGCAGTTGCCGCCGTTCGGCAGCGCCATCGAAAGCACTGAAAATGCGCTGGTTCGCGGCCAGGTGACGATCATTGGCCCGCAGCTCAGTGGCTACGTGTTTGAGGTGCCGGTGCAGGACTTCCAGTTCGTCAAGACCGGCGACCTGCTGGTGCGGCTGGATGACCGGATTTACAAGCAACGTCTGGATCAATCGCTGGCGCAACTGGCGGTGCAGAAAGCCGCGCTGGCCAATGCGGTGCAGCAACGCAACAGCGCCGAGGCGACCATCAAGCTGCGTCAGGCGGCGCTGTCCGACAGCCAGGCCCAGGCGCAAAAAAGCGCGGCGGACTTGCGGCGTAACGAAGCGTTGATCAGCGACGGCTCGGTGTCAAAGCGCGAGCTGGACGTGACCCGTGCCGCTAATGCGCAAACCATCGCTGCGGTGGCGCAGGCCCAGGCCAGTCTGGAAATTGCCCGGCAGGACCTGCAAACGGTGATCGTCAATCGCGGTTCGCTGGAGGCGGCGGTGGCCAGTGCCGAAGCGGCGGTTGAGCTGGCGCGGATCGATCTGTCCAACACCCGCGTGGTCGCTCCGCAAGACGGTCAGCTCGGGCAGATCGGCGTGCGTCTTGGTGCCTACGTCAACTCCGGCGCGCAGTTGATGGCCTTGGTGCCGAGCCAGTTGTGGGTGATCGCCAACATGAAAGAAACCCAGATGAACAACATCCACATCGGCCAGCCGGTTACCTTCACCGTCGATGCCTTGAATCACCAGAAATTTCACGGTCGAGTGCAGCGCATTTCACCGGCCACCGGTTCCGAGTTCAGCCTGCTGCAGGCCGACAACGCCACCGGCAACTTCGTCAAAATCGCTCAACGCGTGCCGGTGCGCATCACCGTTGACGCGAACCAGGCGCAAAGCGAACGCCTGCGGCCCGGCATGTCGGTGGTGGTGAGTATCGATACCTCCGGGCAAGGCAATGCCGTCGCTGGCAATCCGTAG
- the hydA gene encoding dihydropyrimidinase, which produces MSLLIRGATVITHDESYRADVLCADGVIKAIGNNLDTPAGCEVLDGSGQYLMPGGIDPHTHMQLPFMGTVASEDFFSGTAAGLAGGTTSIIDFVIPNPQQSLLEAFHQWRGWAEKSASDYGFHVAITWWSEQVREEMAELVSHHGVNSFKHFMAYKNAIMAADDTLVASFERCLELGAVPTVHAENGELVYHLQRKLMAQGITGPEAHPLSRPSQVEGEAASRAIRIAETLGTPLYLVHVSTKEALDEITYARSKGQPVYGEVLAGHLLLDDSVYQHPDWQTAAGYVMSPPFRPRGHQEALWHGLQSGNLHTTATDHCCFCAEQKAAGRDDFSKIPNGTAGIEDRMAVLWDEGVNTGRLSMQDFVALTSANTAKIFNLYPRKGSIRVGADADLVLWDPQGTRTISAKTHHQNVDFNIFEGKTVRGVPSHTISQGRLVWADGDLRAERGAGRYIERPAYPAVFDLLSKRAELHKPTAVKR; this is translated from the coding sequence ATGTCTCTGTTGATCCGTGGCGCCACCGTTATTACCCATGATGAAAGTTATCGCGCCGATGTCTTGTGCGCCGACGGCGTGATCAAAGCCATCGGCAACAACCTCGATACTCCCGCCGGCTGCGAAGTGCTCGACGGCAGCGGCCAATACCTGATGCCCGGCGGCATCGACCCGCACACGCACATGCAATTGCCCTTCATGGGCACCGTGGCCAGCGAAGACTTCTTCAGCGGCACGGCGGCGGGTCTGGCGGGTGGTACCACGTCGATCATCGACTTCGTGATTCCCAATCCGCAGCAATCGCTGCTGGAAGCTTTCCATCAGTGGCGTGGCTGGGCTGAAAAATCAGCCTCCGACTATGGCTTTCACGTCGCCATCACCTGGTGGAGCGAACAGGTTCGAGAAGAAATGGCTGAGCTGGTCAGCCATCATGGGGTCAACAGCTTCAAGCATTTCATGGCGTACAAGAACGCGATCATGGCCGCCGACGACACGCTGGTCGCCAGTTTCGAGCGCTGTCTGGAACTCGGTGCCGTACCAACCGTGCACGCAGAAAACGGCGAACTGGTCTATCACCTGCAGCGCAAACTGATGGCCCAGGGCATCACCGGCCCTGAAGCGCACCCGCTGTCGCGGCCGTCCCAGGTTGAAGGTGAAGCCGCGAGCCGGGCGATCCGTATTGCAGAAACGCTTGGCACGCCGCTGTACCTGGTCCACGTCTCGACCAAGGAAGCGCTGGATGAAATCACCTACGCCCGCAGCAAAGGCCAACCGGTCTACGGCGAAGTGCTGGCCGGGCATCTGCTGCTGGATGACAGCGTCTACCAGCACCCGGACTGGCAAACCGCCGCCGGTTACGTGATGAGCCCGCCCTTCCGTCCGCGCGGCCACCAGGAAGCACTTTGGCACGGCCTGCAATCGGGCAACCTGCACACCACCGCCACCGATCACTGCTGTTTCTGTGCCGAACAGAAAGCTGCGGGGCGTGACGACTTCAGCAAAATTCCCAACGGCACGGCGGGCATCGAAGACCGTATGGCGGTGCTGTGGGATGAAGGGGTCAACACCGGGCGCCTGTCGATGCAGGACTTCGTTGCGCTGACCTCTGCCAACACCGCAAAAATCTTCAACCTCTACCCGCGCAAAGGCTCGATCCGCGTCGGCGCCGATGCCGACCTGGTGCTCTGGGACCCGCAAGGTACGCGGACCATTTCCGCCAAGACCCATCACCAAAACGTCGACTTCAACATCTTTGAAGGCAAGACCGTGCGCGGCGTACCCAGCCACACCATCAGCCAGGGTCGACTGGTCTGGGCCGACGGCGACCTGCGTGCCGAACGCGGTGCCGGGCGCTACATCGAACGCCCGGCGTACCCGGCGGTGTTCGATTTGCTGAGCAAGCGCGCTGAGTTGCACAAGCCGACTGCCGTGAAACGCTGA
- the preA gene encoding NAD-dependent dihydropyrimidine dehydrogenase subunit PreA encodes MADLSIVFAGIKAPNPFWLASAPPTDKAYNVVRAFEAGWGGVVWKTLGEDPAAVNVSSRYSAHFGANREVMGINNIELITDRSLEINLREITQVKKDWPDRALIVSLMVPCVEESWKNILPLVEATGADGIELNFGCPHGMPERGMGAAVGQVPEYVEQVTRWCKTYCSLPVIVKLTPNITDIRVAARAAHRGGADAVSLINTINSITSIDLDRMVAHPMVGSQSTHGGYCGSAVKPIALNMVAEIARDPQTQGLPICGIGGIGSWRDAAEFMALGSGAVQVCTAAMLHGFRIVEEMKDGLSRWMDSQGYSSVQDFSGRAVGNTTDWKYLDINYQVIAKIDQQACIGCGRCHIACEDTSHQAIASLKQPDGTHKYEVIDDECVGCNLCQITCPVQDCIAMVPVDNGKPFLDWDHDPRNPYHVAG; translated from the coding sequence ATGGCCGATCTTTCGATTGTCTTCGCCGGTATCAAAGCCCCCAACCCGTTCTGGCTGGCCTCCGCACCGCCCACCGACAAGGCCTACAACGTGGTCCGTGCGTTCGAGGCCGGCTGGGGTGGGGTGGTTTGGAAAACCCTGGGTGAAGACCCGGCGGCGGTCAACGTCTCGTCGCGTTACTCCGCGCACTTTGGTGCCAACCGTGAAGTCATGGGCATCAACAACATTGAGCTGATCACTGACCGCTCGCTGGAAATCAATCTGCGAGAAATCACCCAGGTCAAAAAAGACTGGCCGGATCGCGCACTGATCGTGTCGCTGATGGTGCCTTGCGTCGAAGAGTCGTGGAAAAACATCCTGCCGCTGGTAGAAGCCACGGGCGCCGATGGTATCGAGCTGAACTTCGGCTGCCCCCACGGCATGCCGGAACGTGGCATGGGCGCGGCAGTGGGTCAGGTGCCGGAATACGTCGAGCAAGTCACTCGCTGGTGCAAGACCTATTGCTCGCTGCCGGTGATCGTCAAGCTCACGCCGAACATCACCGACATCCGCGTCGCCGCCCGGGCAGCCCACCGTGGTGGCGCCGATGCGGTGTCGCTGATCAACACCATCAACTCGATCACCAGCATCGACCTGGATCGCATGGTTGCGCATCCGATGGTCGGCAGCCAAAGCACCCACGGTGGTTACTGCGGTTCGGCGGTCAAACCGATTGCGTTGAACATGGTCGCCGAAATCGCCCGTGACCCGCAGACCCAAGGCCTGCCCATTTGTGGCATCGGCGGCATTGGCAGTTGGCGTGACGCAGCCGAATTCATGGCGCTGGGCAGTGGCGCGGTGCAGGTGTGCACGGCGGCGATGCTGCATGGTTTTCGGATCGTCGAGGAAATGAAGGACGGATTGTCCCGCTGGATGGACAGCCAAGGCTACTCAAGCGTGCAGGATTTTTCCGGGCGTGCGGTGGGCAATACCACGGACTGGAAATACCTGGACATCAACTATCAGGTGATCGCCAAGATCGACCAGCAAGCCTGCATTGGTTGCGGCCGTTGCCACATAGCCTGCGAAGACACTTCGCACCAGGCCATCGCCAGCCTGAAACAACCGGATGGCACCCACAAATATGAAGTGATCGATGACGAGTGCGTGGGCTGCAACCTGTGCCAGATCACTTGCCCGGTGCAGGACTGCATCGCGATGGTGCCGGTCGATAACGGGAAACCGTTTCTGGACTGGGACCATGATCCGAGGAATCCCTATCATGTCGCGGGTTGA